In Leifsonia sp. ZF2019, a genomic segment contains:
- the folP gene encoding dihydropteroate synthase yields MTLIMGVLNVTPDSFSDGGLWLEPDAAIEHALQLVEQGADIIDVGGESTRPGALRVEPEEERARVVPVIAALASHGVTVSVDTLNASTARAAADAGAAVINDVSGGLADATMPDAVLDTGLQYVVMHWRGRLDSADSLAVYTDTVREVRSELSARVTDLLDRGVDPAKLILDPGLGFSKRGEHNWQVLAGLHEIETLGYPVLIGASRKRFLGSLLPEGAPVAERDAPTAVISALAAQAGAWAVRVHDVPSTRIALDVVRAWQAGRDD; encoded by the coding sequence GTGACGCTCATCATGGGCGTCCTCAACGTGACGCCGGACTCCTTCAGCGACGGCGGGCTGTGGCTCGAGCCGGACGCGGCCATCGAGCACGCGCTGCAGCTGGTGGAGCAGGGAGCCGACATCATCGACGTCGGCGGCGAGTCCACCCGCCCCGGGGCGCTGCGCGTCGAGCCGGAGGAGGAGCGTGCGCGGGTCGTCCCCGTGATCGCCGCTCTGGCCTCCCACGGCGTCACCGTGAGCGTCGACACTCTGAACGCGTCCACCGCACGCGCGGCGGCCGACGCCGGAGCGGCGGTCATCAACGACGTCTCCGGCGGCCTCGCCGACGCCACGATGCCCGACGCCGTGCTCGACACGGGCCTGCAGTACGTCGTCATGCACTGGCGCGGGCGCCTGGACTCCGCCGATTCGCTGGCCGTCTACACCGACACGGTCCGGGAGGTGCGCTCGGAGCTCTCCGCACGGGTCACCGACCTGCTCGATCGCGGCGTGGACCCGGCGAAGCTGATCCTCGACCCGGGCCTCGGCTTCTCCAAGCGCGGCGAGCACAACTGGCAGGTGCTCGCCGGCCTGCACGAGATCGAGACCCTCGGCTACCCGGTGCTCATCGGGGCCTCCCGCAAGCGGTTCCTCGGCTCGTTGCTGCCGGAGGGCGCGCCCGTCGCCGAGCGCGACGCCCCCACCGCCGTCATCTCGGCTCTCGCCGCCCAGGCGGGTGCCTGGGCGGTGCGCGTGCACGACGTGCCCTCGACGCGGATCGCGCTGGATGTCGTGCGGGCATGGCAAGCTGGACGCGATGACTAG
- the hpt gene encoding hypoxanthine phosphoribosyltransferase, giving the protein MELTDVANDLTEILITEEQIRSRIAELSREVERDYAGKDVLLIGVLKGAVMVMADLSRELKLPVTMDWMAVSSYGSGTQSSGVVRILKDLDTDLSGKTVLIVEDIIDSGLTLSWLISNLRSRGPESIEIFALLRKPDAARVEIDVKYVGFDIPNKFVVGYGLDYAERYRTLRGVGILAPAVYS; this is encoded by the coding sequence ATGGAACTCACGGACGTCGCCAACGACCTGACCGAGATTCTGATCACCGAGGAGCAGATCCGCTCCCGCATCGCCGAGCTGTCGCGCGAGGTCGAACGCGACTACGCCGGCAAGGATGTGCTCCTGATCGGCGTGCTGAAGGGCGCCGTGATGGTGATGGCCGATCTGTCGCGCGAGCTCAAGCTCCCGGTCACCATGGACTGGATGGCCGTCAGCTCGTACGGCAGCGGGACCCAGTCGAGCGGTGTCGTCCGCATCCTGAAAGACCTCGACACCGATCTGAGCGGCAAGACCGTGCTCATCGTCGAGGACATCATCGACTCCGGCCTCACCCTCTCCTGGCTGATCTCCAACCTCCGCAGCCGCGGCCCGGAGTCCATCGAGATCTTCGCGCTGCTCCGCAAGCCGGACGCCGCCCGCGTCGAGATCGACGTCAAGTACGTCGGCTTCGACATCCCGAACAAGTTCGTCGTCGGCTACGGCCTCGACTACGCCGAGCGGTACCGCACCCTGCGCGGCGTCGGCATCCTCGCCCCCGCCGTCTACAGCTGA
- a CDS encoding alpha/beta hydrolase, with the protein MNAANEEALRPRGLSPRNRRIAYGAGITVVTLALVANLIGSTPWPSALLIRQVFAQGSAKTVAELNRHQPAPGRVDARTGVQYRPGDPDATLDVFTPAGISAPAPVIVWVHGGAWISGSSADVDPYLRILADKGYVTVGVNYSLGPDRVYPAAVEQLNSALGFVSEHAAEFHIDPRRIVLAGDSAGAQLASQLATLTTSPDYAHLLGIAPALRPDQLAATILHCGVYDLDALADLTGVNAWGFRVALWAYTGTKDWSQTSVGSTMSTIKHVTPAFPPTFISGGNGDGLTWMESVPMARALAQQGVPVTELFWPANHQPALLHEYQFRLDSAEATKALDATLAFLDRTVGGERG; encoded by the coding sequence ATGAACGCGGCGAACGAAGAGGCTCTCCGACCGCGAGGGCTCTCCCCACGAAACCGGCGTATCGCCTACGGCGCGGGGATCACCGTCGTCACCCTCGCCCTGGTCGCGAATCTGATCGGTTCGACTCCCTGGCCCTCGGCGCTCCTCATCCGTCAGGTCTTCGCTCAGGGGAGCGCGAAGACCGTGGCGGAGCTCAACCGCCACCAGCCGGCCCCCGGACGCGTCGACGCGCGCACCGGCGTCCAGTACCGCCCGGGCGACCCGGACGCCACCCTCGACGTCTTCACGCCCGCAGGCATCTCGGCTCCTGCCCCCGTCATCGTGTGGGTCCACGGCGGGGCGTGGATATCGGGGAGCAGCGCCGACGTCGACCCGTATCTGCGCATCCTCGCCGACAAGGGCTACGTCACCGTGGGGGTCAACTACTCGCTCGGACCGGACCGGGTCTATCCGGCGGCGGTCGAGCAGCTGAACTCCGCCCTCGGGTTCGTCAGCGAACACGCAGCCGAGTTCCACATCGATCCCCGGCGCATCGTCCTCGCCGGGGATTCCGCGGGGGCGCAGCTCGCCAGCCAGCTCGCCACCCTGACCACCAGCCCGGACTACGCGCACCTTCTCGGGATCGCGCCCGCCCTCCGGCCCGATCAGCTCGCGGCGACCATCCTCCATTGCGGGGTGTACGACCTGGACGCGCTGGCCGACCTGACCGGCGTCAACGCCTGGGGCTTCCGGGTCGCGTTGTGGGCGTACACCGGCACGAAGGACTGGTCGCAGACCTCGGTCGGCAGCACGATGTCGACGATCAAGCACGTCACCCCCGCCTTTCCGCCGACGTTCATCTCGGGCGGGAACGGAGACGGGCTGACCTGGATGGAGTCCGTGCCGATGGCCAGAGCCCTGGCCCAGCAGGGGGTGCCGGTGACCGAGCTCTTCTGGCCGGCGAACCACCAGCCTGCACTCCTCCACGAGTACCAGTTCCGGCTGGACTCTGCGGAGGCCACGAAGGCTCTCGACGCGACTCTCGCGTTCCTCGACCGGACCGTCGGGGGTGAGCGGGGGTGA
- a CDS encoding DUF4232 domain-containing protein produces MTKRTASRIILALTPAALAAALVGCSAAAPAPRTTPLSSGADAPCAIRDLSLRQQRVEHPGMGKTTVDMTVTNTGTHACTVAGQPVVEFIDAQGSPIGAASKTGRPVSAVHLRPEKSAKFTIVVEDDGNFPACGATPSRGFRIYPEEGTDAVDVLDFTGTACSSLAVEQLSTTGMEVL; encoded by the coding sequence ATGACGAAACGAACCGCCTCCCGCATCATTCTCGCCCTCACCCCCGCCGCGCTGGCCGCTGCGCTCGTCGGCTGCTCCGCGGCCGCGCCCGCTCCTCGCACCACGCCCCTCTCTTCTGGGGCTGACGCGCCGTGTGCGATCCGGGACCTCTCCCTCCGGCAGCAGCGCGTCGAACACCCCGGAATGGGAAAGACGACCGTCGACATGACGGTGACGAACACGGGCACGCACGCGTGCACCGTCGCCGGGCAGCCGGTGGTCGAGTTCATCGATGCCCAGGGCTCCCCCATCGGCGCCGCGTCGAAGACCGGTCGCCCGGTCTCCGCCGTGCACCTCCGGCCGGAGAAATCGGCGAAGTTCACCATCGTCGTCGAGGACGACGGCAACTTCCCGGCGTGCGGCGCCACTCCGTCTCGCGGCTTCCGGATCTACCCGGAGGAGGGCACCGACGCCGTGGATGTGCTCGATTTCACCGGGACGGCCTGCAGCTCCCTCGCCGTCGAGCAGCTCTCGACGACGGGGATGGAGGTGTTGTAA
- a CDS encoding inorganic diphosphatase produces MAAYDVVIEIPKGSRNKYEVDHETGRVYLDRVLFTSFVYPTDYGYFENTLGLDGDPVDALVLLEYPAFPGVGVKVRPVGVLNMSDEAGSDAKVVVVPAKDPRWAHIQDITDVPEQTRKEIEHFFARYKDLEPGKFVTIEGWGDAAEAEKIVEAGFEKLKAEGH; encoded by the coding sequence ATGGCCGCATACGACGTCGTCATCGAGATCCCCAAGGGGAGCCGCAACAAGTACGAGGTGGACCACGAGACCGGTCGCGTCTACCTCGACCGCGTGCTCTTCACCAGCTTCGTCTACCCGACGGACTACGGCTACTTCGAGAACACCCTGGGCCTCGACGGCGATCCGGTGGACGCGCTGGTACTGCTCGAGTACCCGGCCTTCCCGGGCGTCGGCGTCAAGGTCCGCCCGGTCGGCGTGCTGAACATGAGCGACGAGGCCGGCAGCGACGCGAAGGTCGTCGTCGTTCCCGCCAAGGACCCGCGCTGGGCCCACATCCAGGACATCACCGACGTCCCGGAGCAGACCCGCAAGGAGATCGAGCACTTCTTCGCCCGCTACAAGGACCTCGAGCCGGGCAAGTTCGTCACCATCGAGGGCTGGGGCGACGCCGCCGAGGCCGAGAAGATCGTCGAGGCGGGCTTCGAGAAGCTCAAGGCCGAAGGGCACTGA
- a CDS encoding putative Ig domain-containing protein has translation MNRTRIIQKRRGLLVVAASVAVALASAALTASAATAADAATTHAAASTPAYPTYYTGYSDAVGIGGAPIDVAFDASGQKAYAVNEYEVSVSVVDTSTKTAVDKIWGFPSVPLSIAVDPHQKVAYVGMQAGVAIVDLTSDTVTGTIAGYTGANATSVVFTPDGSKALVTNSISNSVSIIDTASAKQIGVVSGFTGVTPKHVALSRDGRTAYVTDSGSNAISIIDVASGAQTGTISGFTGAAPEGIAVSPDGTIAYVTNMGSASISVLDLATGSQSGTVAGFTAADSYGATFSPDGRSVLVTTGGPGRYGIVLQIDVATATEIGAVGTLDSDRMYYGASPSGIAFQPGTDTAYVADFDSDDVKLVYPSSAPAFDQDAPPLTATTGTPFDYTFVAAGTPAFDPMGYGVTGTLPPGLGLNPGTGAVSGTPTTAGSWTFAITAYNTTGTTSGATHEITVEEAAAPAITSADHLTGQDGDAIDPFTITATGAPAPTLSTPTLTSADEPSTDPSSQLLPDGLSFDAATGKLTGTIAAGVTPGDYSFDVTATNGTNPSATQRFTVHVVPAAAASSPAAAPGADSPAPATDSPTGHAAQDQESGVLAHTGSDLVGAGIAAALILLGGLVLLLIARRRRRAAHR, from the coding sequence ATGAACAGAACCCGAATCATTCAGAAACGGCGAGGCCTTCTCGTCGTCGCCGCGTCGGTCGCGGTCGCCCTGGCATCGGCGGCGCTGACCGCCTCGGCGGCGACGGCGGCGGACGCGGCGACGACCCACGCCGCAGCATCCACGCCCGCGTATCCCACCTACTACACCGGCTACAGCGACGCCGTCGGGATCGGCGGGGCGCCCATCGACGTGGCCTTCGACGCCTCCGGCCAGAAGGCCTATGCCGTGAACGAGTACGAGGTGTCGGTCTCCGTGGTCGACACCTCGACGAAGACCGCCGTTGACAAGATCTGGGGGTTTCCGTCGGTCCCGCTCTCGATCGCGGTGGACCCCCACCAGAAGGTCGCCTACGTCGGGATGCAGGCCGGGGTGGCCATCGTCGACCTGACCTCCGACACCGTCACGGGGACGATCGCAGGGTACACGGGTGCCAATGCGACGTCGGTGGTCTTCACCCCCGACGGGTCCAAGGCTCTCGTCACCAATTCGATCAGCAATTCGGTCTCGATCATCGACACCGCGTCGGCGAAGCAGATCGGCGTCGTCTCCGGCTTCACCGGAGTGACCCCGAAGCACGTGGCTCTGAGCCGTGACGGACGCACCGCCTACGTCACGGACTCCGGCTCGAACGCGATCTCGATCATCGACGTCGCCTCCGGCGCGCAGACGGGCACGATCTCGGGCTTCACCGGCGCCGCACCGGAGGGTATCGCCGTCAGCCCGGACGGCACCATCGCCTATGTCACCAACATGGGCAGTGCCTCGATCTCGGTCCTCGACCTCGCCACGGGCTCGCAGTCCGGAACCGTCGCCGGGTTCACGGCCGCCGACTCCTACGGTGCGACATTCAGCCCCGATGGCCGGAGCGTCCTCGTCACCACCGGAGGACCAGGCAGATACGGCATCGTTCTGCAGATCGATGTGGCCACGGCCACGGAGATCGGCGCTGTCGGCACACTCGACTCCGACCGGATGTATTACGGGGCCTCGCCGTCGGGTATCGCTTTCCAGCCGGGAACCGACACCGCCTATGTCGCCGACTTCGACAGCGACGACGTCAAGCTCGTCTATCCTTCCAGCGCCCCGGCGTTCGACCAGGACGCGCCGCCGCTCACGGCGACGACAGGGACGCCGTTCGACTACACGTTCGTCGCAGCCGGGACCCCGGCTTTCGACCCGATGGGGTACGGCGTCACCGGCACCCTCCCGCCGGGCCTGGGCCTGAACCCGGGCACCGGAGCCGTGTCGGGGACGCCGACGACAGCCGGCAGCTGGACCTTCGCCATCACGGCGTACAACACGACGGGAACCACGTCGGGCGCCACCCACGAGATCACCGTCGAGGAGGCCGCCGCCCCGGCGATCACGAGCGCCGACCACCTCACCGGCCAGGACGGCGACGCGATCGACCCCTTCACGATCACCGCGACCGGAGCGCCGGCGCCCACGCTGTCCACGCCCACCCTGACCAGCGCGGACGAGCCCAGCACCGATCCATCGAGCCAGCTCCTCCCGGACGGGCTCTCCTTCGACGCCGCGACCGGGAAGCTGACGGGCACCATCGCCGCCGGCGTCACGCCGGGCGACTACAGCTTCGACGTCACCGCGACGAACGGCACGAATCCGTCGGCGACGCAGCGGTTCACCGTGCACGTCGTGCCCGCAGCGGCGGCCAGCAGCCCGGCAGCCGCCCCCGGCGCGGATTCCCCCGCCCCCGCGACGGATTCGCCGACCGGGCACGCGGCGCAGGACCAGGAATCCGGCGTCCTCGCCCACACGGGCTCGGATCTCGTCGGCGCCGGAATCGCCGCCGCCCTCATCCTCCTCGGCGGTCTCGTGCTGTTGCTGATCGCCCGCCGCCGCCGTCGCGCAGCGCACCGCTGA
- the folE gene encoding GTP cyclohydrolase I FolE: MTGFDRARIEAAVAEILAAIGEDPSRPGLASTPSRVADAYAEFFSGVGVDASAELGEPVPLETARAETVIVRDIAFRSVCEHHLLPFLGVAHVAYLPGEAVVGLGRIPRVIDALAARPQIQERLTEQIADAIEQGAGAQGVLVVLDASHACVTTRGSRQTASTTVTVAARGAYTEPAARAELMALIGSGVS; the protein is encoded by the coding sequence ATGACCGGTTTCGATCGCGCACGCATCGAGGCGGCCGTCGCCGAGATCCTCGCCGCCATCGGCGAGGATCCGTCGCGTCCGGGTCTCGCCTCCACGCCCTCCCGCGTCGCCGACGCCTACGCCGAGTTCTTCTCGGGCGTGGGCGTCGACGCGTCCGCGGAGCTGGGCGAGCCGGTGCCGCTGGAGACTGCGCGCGCCGAGACCGTGATCGTGCGCGACATCGCGTTCCGGTCCGTGTGCGAGCACCACCTCCTCCCGTTTCTCGGTGTCGCGCACGTCGCCTACCTGCCGGGGGAGGCCGTGGTCGGCTTGGGGCGCATCCCGCGTGTGATCGACGCGCTGGCCGCCCGCCCGCAGATCCAGGAGCGCCTCACCGAGCAGATCGCGGACGCGATCGAGCAGGGCGCCGGTGCCCAGGGGGTGCTGGTCGTGCTCGACGCGTCGCACGCGTGCGTCACCACCCGGGGCTCCCGGCAGACGGCGTCGACCACGGTGACCGTCGCGGCGCGCGGCGCGTACACCGAGCCCGCGGCACGCGCCGAGCTGATGGCCCTGATCGGGAGCGGCGTCTCGTGA
- the folB gene encoding dihydroneopterin aldolase codes for MTSTEAADAIILTGLRVRAHHGVFDFERENGQDFVVDVTAHLDLARSAASDDLAQTVHYGELAEEVAAAVGRDPVDLIETVAERVAGVVLAHSAVERVEVTVHKPDAPISVPFGDVAVRVVRSRP; via the coding sequence ATGACTAGCACCGAGGCGGCCGACGCGATCATCCTGACCGGGCTGCGCGTGCGCGCCCACCACGGGGTATTCGACTTCGAGCGCGAGAACGGCCAGGACTTCGTGGTCGACGTGACCGCGCACCTCGACCTCGCCCGCTCGGCAGCGTCCGACGACCTCGCGCAGACCGTGCACTACGGCGAGCTGGCGGAGGAGGTCGCCGCGGCGGTGGGGCGCGACCCGGTCGACCTGATCGAGACCGTGGCGGAGCGCGTCGCCGGGGTGGTGCTCGCCCACTCCGCGGTGGAGCGTGTGGAGGTCACCGTGCACAAGCCGGACGCCCCGATCTCCGTACCGTTCGGCGATGTCGCCGTGCGCGTCGTCCGGAGCCGGCCATGA
- the tilS gene encoding tRNA lysidine(34) synthetase TilS, whose translation MHVTGSPERRPRLTPPMADARRAVRVALAAATALPAPDPHDDHGPQRPRPLAPGALVLVGLSGGADSLALAAATAFEAPRAGFRAGAVVVDHGLQHGSAEIAERAAAQARALDLDPVLIERVEVAGEGGPEAAARAARHAAFDRARAATGAERVLLGHTLDDQAETVLLGLARGSGPGSLQGMLPDTGALLRPFLGLRRETTRAVCADSGLQPWDDPHNDDTAYRRVRVRNSVLPVLERELGPGIAEALARTAEQLREDDEALDGLALEWALELVSQTDHGAVALDVRGLAADPPALRQRIIRLVVSAEFGVSLSRAHTLAVAELITDWHGQGPLSLPGVRVVRQNGLLTFHPNS comes from the coding sequence ATGCACGTCACCGGTTCCCCTGAGCGCCGCCCGCGCCTCACGCCGCCCATGGCGGACGCCCGCCGCGCCGTTCGCGTCGCCCTCGCAGCGGCTACCGCGCTGCCGGCTCCCGACCCGCACGACGACCACGGGCCGCAGCGGCCCCGTCCGCTCGCTCCCGGCGCGCTCGTCCTCGTCGGTCTGAGCGGGGGAGCGGACTCCCTCGCCCTCGCGGCGGCCACCGCGTTCGAGGCCCCGCGGGCCGGATTCCGCGCCGGCGCGGTGGTGGTCGACCACGGCCTCCAGCACGGGAGCGCGGAGATCGCCGAGCGCGCCGCCGCCCAGGCCCGCGCGCTCGACCTCGACCCCGTGCTGATCGAACGCGTGGAGGTCGCCGGCGAGGGAGGTCCCGAGGCCGCCGCCCGTGCCGCCCGTCACGCGGCCTTCGACCGTGCCCGCGCCGCCACCGGTGCCGAGCGGGTGCTGCTCGGTCACACCCTCGACGATCAGGCCGAGACGGTATTGCTCGGACTTGCACGCGGTTCGGGGCCGGGGAGCCTGCAGGGGATGCTGCCGGACACCGGTGCCCTGCTACGCCCCTTCCTCGGTCTGCGCCGGGAGACCACCCGCGCCGTCTGCGCCGACTCCGGCCTGCAGCCGTGGGACGACCCGCACAACGACGACACCGCCTACCGGCGGGTCCGGGTGCGCAACAGCGTGCTCCCCGTGCTGGAGCGCGAACTCGGCCCCGGGATCGCGGAGGCGCTCGCCCGCACGGCGGAGCAGCTGCGGGAGGACGACGAGGCGCTCGACGGGCTCGCCCTCGAGTGGGCGCTCGAGCTGGTCAGCCAGACCGACCACGGCGCCGTCGCGCTCGACGTGCGCGGGCTGGCGGCCGACCCGCCCGCCCTGCGCCAGCGCATCATCCGCCTGGTCGTCTCCGCCGAGTTCGGCGTCTCCCTCTCTCGCGCGCACACGCTCGCCGTCGCCGAGCTCATCACGGACTGGCACGGGCAGGGTCCGCTCAGCCTGCCAGGCGTTAGAGTTGTGAGGCAGAACGGGCTGCTCACGTTTCACCCCAACAGCTAA
- the ftsH gene encoding ATP-dependent zinc metalloprotease FtsH — translation MNVKKIFRGPILYVVLAIIAVWVGSSLITMSGFKGVSTQEGLKLLSDDKVSSAKIVDGENRVDLTLKEADGNLGTQVQFYYVTPRGADIVKAVDDANLPKGYDDEVPQPNWFVNILGFLIPALLIGVFFWIMISGMQGGGNKVMQFGKSRAKMVTKETPKVTFDDVAGSDEAIEELEEIKDFLKEPAKFQAVGARIPKGVLLYGPPGTGKTLLARAVAGEAGVPFYSISGSDFVEMFVGVGASRVRDLFQQAKENSPAIIFIDEIDAVGRHRGAGLGGGHDEREQTLNQLLVEMDGFDPKTNVILIAATNRPDILDPALLRPGRFDRQIGVDAPDLQGRKKILEVHGRGKPLAASVDLEVLARKTPGFTGADLANVLNEAALLTARSNAQLIDNRALDEAVDRVIAGPQKRTRVMKDQEKLITAYHEGGHALAAAAMRHTDPVTKITILPRGRALGYTMVMPLEDKYSVTRNELLDQLTYAMGGRVAEEIVFHDPTTGASNDIEKATSIARKMVTEYGMSADIGSVKLGQANGEMFLGRDMGHQRDYSERIAERVDAEVRELIEKAHDEAWEVLNNNRAILDRLAASLLEHETLDHNQIAEIFADVQKLEERPQWLSSDKRPISDVPPIEFPKAKAPIDSGAVDGGVDSEPPSSKPKRSPAIKPRPATA, via the coding sequence ATGAACGTCAAGAAGATCTTCCGCGGCCCGATTCTCTACGTCGTGCTCGCAATCATCGCCGTGTGGGTCGGTTCGAGCCTGATCACGATGTCGGGTTTCAAGGGAGTGTCGACGCAGGAAGGGCTCAAGCTCCTCTCCGACGACAAGGTCTCCAGCGCGAAGATCGTCGACGGCGAGAACCGTGTCGACCTGACGCTCAAGGAGGCCGACGGTAACCTCGGCACGCAGGTGCAGTTCTACTACGTCACGCCGCGCGGCGCCGACATCGTGAAGGCGGTCGACGACGCGAACCTGCCGAAGGGCTACGACGACGAGGTGCCGCAGCCGAACTGGTTCGTGAACATCCTCGGCTTCCTGATCCCCGCGCTGCTCATCGGCGTCTTCTTCTGGATCATGATCTCGGGCATGCAGGGCGGCGGCAACAAGGTCATGCAGTTCGGCAAGTCCCGGGCGAAGATGGTCACCAAGGAGACGCCGAAGGTCACCTTCGACGACGTCGCCGGGTCGGACGAGGCCATCGAGGAGCTCGAGGAGATCAAGGACTTCCTCAAGGAGCCGGCCAAGTTCCAGGCGGTCGGCGCCCGCATCCCGAAGGGCGTGCTGCTGTACGGCCCTCCCGGAACCGGCAAGACCCTGCTCGCGCGCGCCGTCGCGGGTGAGGCGGGCGTGCCGTTCTACTCGATCTCGGGGTCGGACTTCGTCGAGATGTTCGTCGGCGTCGGCGCGAGCCGCGTTCGCGACCTGTTCCAGCAGGCGAAGGAGAACTCGCCCGCCATCATCTTCATCGACGAGATCGACGCGGTGGGCCGCCACCGCGGCGCCGGTCTGGGCGGCGGCCACGACGAGCGCGAGCAGACGCTCAACCAGCTGCTCGTCGAGATGGACGGCTTCGACCCGAAGACCAACGTCATCCTGATCGCGGCGACCAACCGCCCCGACATCCTCGACCCCGCCCTGTTGCGCCCGGGCCGCTTCGACCGGCAGATCGGCGTGGATGCGCCCGACCTGCAGGGCCGCAAGAAGATCCTCGAGGTGCACGGCCGCGGCAAGCCGCTGGCGGCGTCGGTCGACCTCGAGGTGCTCGCCCGCAAGACGCCGGGCTTCACCGGCGCCGACCTGGCCAACGTCCTCAACGAGGCCGCCCTGCTGACCGCGCGCTCGAACGCGCAGCTGATCGACAACCGCGCCCTCGACGAGGCCGTGGACCGCGTCATCGCCGGACCGCAGAAGCGCACCCGCGTCATGAAGGACCAGGAGAAGCTCATCACCGCGTACCACGAGGGCGGCCACGCCCTCGCCGCGGCGGCGATGCGCCACACGGACCCGGTGACGAAGATCACGATCCTCCCGCGCGGCCGCGCCCTGGGCTACACGATGGTCATGCCGCTCGAGGACAAGTACTCCGTCACCCGCAACGAGCTGCTCGACCAGCTGACCTACGCGATGGGCGGCCGGGTCGCGGAGGAGATCGTCTTCCACGACCCCACCACCGGCGCCTCGAACGACATCGAGAAGGCGACCTCCATCGCCCGCAAGATGGTCACCGAGTACGGCATGAGCGCCGACATCGGCTCGGTCAAGCTCGGCCAGGCGAACGGCGAGATGTTCCTCGGCCGCGACATGGGTCACCAGCGCGACTACTCCGAGCGCATCGCCGAGCGCGTGGACGCGGAGGTGCGCGAGCTCATCGAGAAGGCGCACGACGAGGCGTGGGAGGTGCTCAACAACAACCGGGCCATCCTCGACCGCCTGGCCGCGTCGCTGCTCGAGCACGAGACCCTCGACCACAACCAGATCGCCGAGATCTTCGCCGACGTGCAGAAGCTCGAGGAGCGTCCGCAGTGGCTCTCCAGCGACAAGCGCCCGATCTCGGACGTGCCGCCGATCGAGTTCCCGAAGGCCAAGGCGCCGATCGACTCCGGCGCCGTCGACGGCGGGGTGGACTCCGAGCCGCCGTCGTCGAAGCCGAAGCGCTCGCCGGCGATCAAGCCCCGGCCGGCGACCGCCTAG
- a CDS encoding YybH family protein codes for MPTTMPPGSLAHALEKTARGLAAMGAGDPAQFIACWERSDDVTLFGAFGTVERGYDDVRATLEWVATRFSAGTLVADHEIVHEGADLAYTVSTERGVLCVDGAPATEITIRVSHVYRLREGVWRLVHRHGDHPPVAPARR; via the coding sequence GTGCCGACGACCATGCCACCCGGCTCACTCGCCCACGCACTCGAGAAGACCGCTCGCGGTCTGGCCGCGATGGGCGCCGGCGATCCGGCCCAGTTCATCGCGTGCTGGGAGCGCAGCGACGATGTCACCCTCTTCGGCGCGTTCGGGACCGTGGAGCGCGGCTACGACGACGTCCGGGCGACCCTGGAATGGGTGGCGACGCGATTCAGCGCGGGCACCCTCGTGGCCGACCACGAGATCGTGCACGAGGGCGCCGACCTCGCCTACACCGTGAGCACCGAACGCGGGGTGCTGTGCGTCGACGGAGCACCGGCGACGGAGATCACCATCCGCGTCTCGCACGTCTACAGACTCCGCGAGGGCGTGTGGAGGCTCGTCCATCGACACGGCGACCACCCGCCCGTCGCACCGGCACGGCGATGA